The nucleotide sequence GAAATGGCATGCTGCATGATGAGTAAACCGCCAGCGGATCAAGAGCCTATGACGAGTGTCGGCTCGATGCATTTCAGTTGCTCTATCAGAAAGTCGCACCGTGGAAGTAGTTGTCGGTATCCCTCTTGTTCTGGACAGTTATGAGGCGTTTCGCGATCAGGTGCTGTCGGTCGCGCGCGACCGGTTTCTGTTCGCCGGGCAGATTCTCATGTCGACGGAAAACAGTGCCGCGGTGAAGTGTGAGCTGTATGAAGCAGATCCCAACATGACGCTGGCGTTTGAGCTGGGCGGGCAGGGGACGATTTCTGAGAATGATCTCGCTGCGATTGCCGGTCATCGCTCGGTGATGTATCTGATCACGGATCGCACCGGTTTGACCGAACTACATCAGTTACACACCTTCATTGATGTGACACTGGAGTGTGGCGGACTGGGTGTGAAGTTTGAAAATTCGGGCGTCGCACACAGCCTTGGTTCCTGGCAGCAGAAGAGATTCTGTGAAAACAACCTGGACCTGTTGCAGTCGCATGTGATGCTGGCCGGCGATGAACACTGTTTCTACAGCACGGGTAT is from Gimesia maris and encodes:
- a CDS encoding DUF4261 domain-containing protein; protein product: MEVVVGIPLVLDSYEAFRDQVLSVARDRFLFAGQILMSTENSAAVKCELYEADPNMTLAFELGGQGTISENDLAAIAGHRSVMYLITDRTGLTELHQLHTFIDVTLECGGLGVKFENSGVAHSLGSWQQKRFCENNLDLLQSHVMLAGDEHCFYSTGMHIFGLPDATVPATIENQAAARLLTEFNHYRIFEAAQIKDGQTFSLAADEPHFRLHLKEDEINAGQECFVNPYGRFLLEPL